The Pseudomonadota bacterium DNA segment GCAACCGTTCTTCTTATGGTTATCAAGTGTCAGTCCTCCAGGGAGACGCGGCGACCAGAGCGCCTGCGCTCTGGTCGCCATAGCACGTGTCAGAGCGCGTCTAACATTGCAGGTGAGACCGTACTCCGCCTCAACGAGAAGTCTCGCAAGATGCTACCTGAAGGCACACCACAACCATCGTTCTCCTTGACTACCTCGGAGTAGAAAAACGCAGGCATATTCGCGTTATCGGCATCAGGGAAATATACTTCGAGTTCCGCTCGAATCCGTTCAGCATCCATATCCACCCCCCTCTCTCGGCTGTTGAGCATCAGGGTCCCCAGGGGCGGACCAGTAGGGTCTTCTTCTCTAAGGCGTGTTGCCCAGACATTCCCATCACTAGCGCCCATGAACATCAAGGCGTCCGAGCTACTGTATATCAAGAAAGTGGCGAACTGGCCGTTGCCGAGATCGCGAGTAAAGGTCTCTGGCGAAAGCAAGAAGGGGCGGCCTCCCGTGACCTCATCCACACCGTTCGGGTCAACCACCTCATCCGCATCAATCGTAAGGAAGCGCTCCCAGTTGCCACTCCCAAGGGCGGTCTCACGGTACACCACGATACTGGAGGACGTAGCGTTCGCGCCGACCTGTGACCGATAGGCGACAAAGTTGGCATCAAACTCGGGCGCGTAGAACAGGTACGGGTTAAACTTTTCCTCGGTGTTTCCGGACTCCGTCACCTGTACATCAGGCGTACCGTTAGGGGCTGGGTTAGCTGTATCGATCAAAATCACTTGGTCGTACGTTGTTCCAGCGAAGGGAACGGGCGCCGTCGCAACTGCCTTTAGACTACCGCCACCTGCGGGCTCTCGAAGCTCGTGCAGTCGTGCCCAGGAGATATGGGGGCGAAATCGGCTACGCTCACTGCCAGGCGTCGTCGTCCCTGTCCATTCTTCTAGGTTCGACCAACGGAGTTCTCGAACTCCCTGCTGGTTTAGGTACAGGTACACGGACTGTGCTCGATAGGGAAGACCCTCGTCCTCCGACGTGTACACGATTGACCGCACTCCATCGGAGGCTCCTGCCAGTGGAATGCGAGAGTCCAGCGTATCGTCAAAACAAAGAGCCGGATGCGAGGTCGGGTAGGTGCAACGAGTAGGATCGTAGCCACGGATACCCACCGAAGTGTCGAACCTCGTATAGGAGAGGTAGAGCTCAGGAGTCTGATCAAGTCGAGTTCCATTTGCGAACTTCGGCCCTGCTTGTGTGTTGGTGTAAAAGCCAGGGTCCGAATCGATATCCAACGGACTCGGTATCAAATCCCCGTCATTTACTCGATCCACCCATTGCACAATCACCTCGTTACGTGGCTGAGTGTCGTTCACCCTTTGGTAAGTCAGCATGTTCGTTGTGCCGTCGAACTCTGGATCTAGTACTCCACATTCAATCAGTTGATCGTCGATCATAAGCCCCTGAGCAAGCACGATGGGGCCGACAGTGATGCCCAAAGCGGCACACACCAGACGCGCACCCGTACTTGAGTATTTCTGCATGAGATATTCCCTTCGGATTCTGTTGATTCCCCACAGCACGAACCCAGTTAGGAGGTCCGCGTGCGTGCGACATATTTTGGGCGCGGCGGTGAATGGAATCAACTGCCCATTGAAGCGCCTGACGCGTGAAGAGATATCAAAGCCTATCGGCTACTTCCCGTAGCTCTCAGCGACATTGACGTGATTCAGCTTGATTGGCAGATCCGGAGGGCCATTCTCGAAGGGCAGCAAGCCAAAGGGGGGTGCGAAGGTCATCCGGCAGCGGAGCGACGATCTGCGGGAGGCCTTCCCAGAGATGACCGGCTTGTCGCGCTCAAACCTCAAATACATGGCCCAATTCGCCCAACCCTACCCGGACGGCCAAATTGGCCAACAGGCTGTTGGCCAAATTCCCTGGGGCCACAACATCGCCCTGATGAGCAAGGTACAGACCCGATCGCCCGCGAGTGGTACGCCGGGGAGACGATTCGTCAGGGCTGGGCCCGGAGCGTCCTCGTGCACCAGATCGAAACCGGCCTCTATGAGCGACAGGGGAGGGCACCCTCCAACCTGGCGCGGACGATTCCTCACGCAGACTCAGAGCTCGCCGAGCAGCTCTTCAAGGATCCGTACCATCTCGAGTTCCTGGACGTTGGCGGGCACGCGAAGGAACGTTCACTTGAGCGTGCGCTGATCGACAAGCTCAAGGACTTCATGCTCGAGCTCGGCAAAGGCTTCGCCTTCGTCGGCAGCCAGGTCCATCTCCAAGTGGGCGAGAGAGACTTCTTCGTCGACCTCCTCTTCTACCACCTGCAGCTGCGC contains these protein-coding regions:
- a CDS encoding DUF1016 domain-containing protein; amino-acid sequence: MHQIETGLYERQGRAPSNLARTIPHADSELAEQLFKDPYHLEFLDVGGHAKERSLERALIDKLKDFMLELGKGFAFVGSQVHLQVGERDFFVDLLFYHLQLRCYVAIELKTTSFKPDYIGKLGFYLEVIDDQLRHPDDKSSIGLILCKDHEHVVAEYALRTSNRPMGISRYELPRELREALPNVEELEAELRQLDRCGNE